One window of the Chryseotalea sp. WA131a genome contains the following:
- a CDS encoding alpha/beta fold hydrolase: MTVAQLNYRSRMWQNRLKKGLGILLATFVILVMAFQFLQDKLIFQGVRLDASHAFVFNQSFDEHFINTPDGHQLNVIHFKTSVAPKGLILYFHGNRDNLQRWGNYASDFTKHGYEVLMMDYRGYGKSTGKPNEEILYADAALVWLWAKNNLVIPQLVVYGRSLGTAVASRLAMEAKPQLLILETPFDELRGAIVPWLKPVFSILPFDYTFSNRDHLLQTNYRKVIFHGTDDLVTPISSALRLKPLLKDGDEFFIIPHGTHGNLREFKEYHSRLAEVLR, translated from the coding sequence ATGACTGTCGCTCAACTCAATTACCGAAGTAGGATGTGGCAAAATCGGCTGAAAAAGGGATTGGGCATTTTGCTCGCCACTTTTGTAATTTTAGTAATGGCTTTCCAATTTTTGCAAGACAAATTGATTTTTCAAGGCGTGCGGCTGGATGCTTCGCATGCGTTTGTTTTCAACCAATCTTTTGATGAGCATTTTATCAATACACCCGATGGTCACCAACTAAATGTCATTCATTTCAAAACATCCGTAGCACCAAAGGGTTTGATTTTATATTTCCACGGAAATCGAGACAATCTTCAACGTTGGGGAAACTACGCATCGGATTTTACGAAGCACGGATACGAAGTGTTGATGATGGACTATCGGGGCTATGGCAAAAGTACGGGCAAGCCCAATGAAGAAATTCTGTATGCAGACGCGGCCTTGGTATGGTTGTGGGCGAAAAACAATTTGGTTATTCCGCAATTGGTGGTGTATGGTCGCTCGTTAGGTACCGCGGTGGCTTCGCGATTAGCTATGGAAGCCAAACCACAATTATTGATTTTAGAAACTCCGTTTGATGAACTGCGTGGTGCTATTGTGCCATGGCTCAAGCCTGTTTTTTCCATATTGCCTTTTGACTATACCTTCTCTAATCGCGATCATCTTTTACAAACCAATTACCGCAAAGTCATTTTTCATGGCACCGATGATTTGGTTACACCCATTAGTTCGGCTTTGCGATTAAAACCATTGCTGAAAGACGGAGACGAATTTTTCATTATTCCGCACGGTACACATGGCAACCTTCGTGAGTTTAAAGAGTACCATTCCCGACTGGCCGAAGTACTACGGTAA
- a CDS encoding aldehyde dehydrogenase family protein, protein MHIINPATAEIITELTEDNQVSVAKKFQLLKEGQKRWKNVPLGERIKVLQKFSSLLEADIESLAAVLTSEVGKPLQQSRNEVNGARSRIQWLTSHAERYLADEVMVQENNLTEKISYEPLGVVCNISAWNYPYLVGVNVFVPALLAGNSVLYKPSEYATLTGLEMKKKLKQAGLPDAVFQVAVGEKQVGELLLSLPCDGYFFTGSYKTGKYIYERVSAKMVPCQCELGGKDPLYVADDVADVKAVAAGTADGAFYNNGQSCCAVERIYVHEKIYEQYVDEFVKEVKTWKLGAPTEPSVYFGAITRQEQLEVLQNQVEDATKKGANILLGGKKIQGKGNYFEPTVLTNVTHQMDIMREESFGPVIGIMKVKNDAEAIELMQDSDYGLTASVYSADKSRAENILQQINSGTGYWNCCDRVSAAVPWSGRSHSGFGATLSHAGLRAFTKPKAYQMRG, encoded by the coding sequence ATGCACATAATCAACCCAGCCACCGCAGAAATCATCACTGAATTAACAGAAGACAATCAAGTTTCTGTTGCTAAGAAGTTTCAATTGTTGAAAGAAGGCCAAAAGCGGTGGAAGAATGTTCCTTTGGGCGAGCGGATCAAAGTCTTGCAAAAATTTTCTTCACTGTTGGAGGCCGACATCGAATCGTTGGCTGCAGTGCTTACATCTGAAGTAGGAAAACCGTTGCAGCAATCGCGCAATGAAGTAAATGGAGCAAGGTCGCGCATCCAATGGTTGACATCCCATGCCGAGAGATACTTGGCGGATGAAGTGATGGTGCAAGAGAACAATCTCACCGAAAAAATTTCGTACGAACCGCTGGGGGTTGTTTGTAATATTTCTGCGTGGAACTATCCGTATCTGGTAGGTGTCAATGTTTTTGTTCCGGCCTTGCTAGCCGGCAATAGTGTACTTTACAAGCCTTCTGAATATGCTACACTTACGGGATTGGAAATGAAGAAGAAGTTAAAGCAAGCCGGCCTACCCGATGCTGTCTTTCAAGTAGCTGTGGGCGAAAAGCAAGTAGGTGAACTTTTATTGAGTTTGCCGTGTGACGGATATTTTTTTACAGGCTCTTATAAAACTGGAAAATATATTTATGAACGTGTTTCCGCCAAGATGGTACCTTGTCAATGTGAGTTGGGCGGAAAAGATCCCTTGTATGTGGCCGATGATGTGGCCGATGTAAAAGCGGTGGCAGCAGGTACGGCCGATGGCGCTTTCTACAACAACGGGCAAAGCTGCTGTGCGGTGGAACGGATTTATGTTCATGAAAAAATTTACGAACAATATGTGGATGAATTTGTGAAGGAAGTAAAGACTTGGAAACTAGGCGCGCCAACAGAGCCAAGTGTTTATTTTGGTGCCATTACACGGCAAGAACAATTGGAGGTTTTGCAAAACCAAGTGGAGGATGCAACGAAGAAAGGAGCAAATATTTTGCTTGGCGGAAAAAAGATACAGGGGAAAGGAAATTATTTCGAACCGACCGTATTGACAAATGTCACTCACCAGATGGATATCATGCGCGAAGAATCGTTCGGCCCTGTGATCGGTATTATGAAAGTAAAAAACGATGCGGAGGCGATTGAGTTGATGCAAGATTCTGATTATGGATTGACGGCATCGGTTTATAGTGCTGACAAGTCGCGTGCGGAAAATATTTTACAACAAATTAATTCAGGCACGGGTTATTGGAATTGTTGTGACCGCGTGAGCGCGGCAGTGCCATGGAGCGGTAGAAGCCATTCTGGTTTTGGCGCAACTTTATCGCATGCAGGGCTGCGGGCTTTTACCAAACCGAAGGCGTATCAGATGAGGGGTTAA